A genomic region of Sander vitreus isolate 19-12246 chromosome 11, sanVit1, whole genome shotgun sequence contains the following coding sequences:
- the LOC144525599 gene encoding gamma-crystallin M3-like → MTNTNMNMRGKIIFYEERNFQGRHYECMSDCSDMSSYMSRCHSCRVESGCFMVYDRPNYMGNQYFMKRGEYADYMSMMGMRDSIRSCRMIPMHRGQFRMKIYERENFGGQSYELMDDCDNIMDRYRMNDCQSCHVMDGHWLMYEQPHYRGRMMYMRPGEYRSFRDMGMSGMRWMSMRRIMDSCY, encoded by the exons ATGACCAACACCAACATGAACATGAGGGGAAAg ATTATCTTCTACGAGGAGAGGAACTTCCAGGGTCGCCACTATGAGTGCATGAGCGACTGCTCTGACATGTCCTCCTACATGAGCAGATGCCACTCTTGCAGGGTGGAGAGCGGCTGCTTCATGGTCTACGACCGTCCCAACTACATGGGAAACCAGTACTTCATGAAGAGGGGCGAGTACGCTGACTACATGAGCATGATGGGAATGAGGGACAGCATCAGGTCTTGCCGTATGATTCCCATG CACAGAGGTCAGTTCAGGATGAAGATCTATGAGAGGGAGAACTTCGGTGGTCAGAGTTACGAGCTGATGGACGACTGCGACAACATCATGGACCGTTACCGTATGAACGACTGCCAGTCCTGCCACGTGATGGACGGCCACTGGCTTATGTATGAGCAGCCCCACTACAGAGGCAGGATGATGTACATGAGACCCGGAGAGTACAGGAGCTTCAGGGACATGGGCATGAGTGGCATGAGGTGGATGAGCATGAGGCGTATCATGGACTCCTGCTACTAA